One region of Dehalococcoidia bacterium genomic DNA includes:
- a CDS encoding redoxin domain-containing protein: protein MRAAILLSVAAVFLLGIIAGGITGWCLAEGNGSSSVPGLINYQGTLTNPATGNPVPNNQYQMTFSIYSSDTGGSALWQETQQVTVQNGVFNVLLGSQNALNESIFEGSTRYLGVKVGTDNEMTPRQRLTTVPYAFQAENAQTLQGLSADSFIRAPAVAPVISGITVSSISSSSAVISWTTNVGTNTVIFYGTTTSFDESAGQQLLLVTSHSITLTSLNANTTYYYRIKAEDIYGNVATSSVATFTTTTGPIPPTVNGIYINYDYRFSVHYPETWTSQTVTLSGGVFYAKDDDLVYIAVRPATNFADAATSFLTDLIASSGAAFSPSVESETTITLDDGTTQANQIVFSAAFGMAKAVVTGVLKDGNAIMVCGASDPQHLDLYKAIGQSLFFWTAGPYIGDMAPDFTLRCIDGSQVTLSNLRGKKVIINFWNLNCHFSMEEMPDFQTVRDNHPESSVAMLIINSAAAGFPANSDLAVGAAVATGGWTFTVPLDDSGAVAQAYDVTSGIPVTFFIDSGGIIRAKQDGKFSDAAAIEAMLSSY, encoded by the coding sequence ATGAGAGCGGCGATATTATTAAGCGTTGCAGCAGTATTTCTTTTAGGGATAATTGCGGGTGGCATTACGGGGTGGTGTTTAGCTGAAGGAAACGGATCATCAAGCGTACCAGGGCTTATCAATTATCAGGGGACATTAACCAATCCAGCTACAGGAAATCCTGTACCGAATAATCAATATCAAATGACCTTCTCGATTTATTCTTCAGATACCGGTGGCAGTGCGCTTTGGCAAGAAACCCAGCAGGTAACGGTGCAAAATGGGGTATTTAATGTATTGCTGGGCAGTCAAAATGCACTTAACGAAAGCATATTTGAAGGCAGTACCAGATACCTCGGAGTTAAAGTGGGCACAGATAACGAGATGACGCCGAGACAACGCCTGACAACGGTTCCCTATGCTTTTCAAGCGGAGAATGCACAAACACTTCAGGGATTATCAGCAGATTCTTTTATAAGAGCACCTGCTGTAGCACCGGTAATATCAGGAATCACCGTATCCAGTATCTCTTCATCAAGTGCTGTTATAAGTTGGACAACAAATGTAGGAACAAATACAGTTATATTTTATGGCACTACTACATCTTTTGACGAGTCAGCTGGACAGCAACTGCTTCTAGTAACCAGTCACAGCATCACTTTGACTTCACTTAATGCTAATACAACATATTACTACAGGATTAAAGCAGAAGATATATATGGAAATGTGGCTACATCGTCAGTTGCGACATTCACTACTACGACTGGTCCAATACCGCCAACAGTAAATGGAATTTATATAAATTATGACTATCGTTTCTCAGTACACTACCCTGAAACATGGACTTCTCAAACTGTGACTCTATCCGGAGGCGTCTTCTATGCAAAGGATGATGACTTGGTTTATATAGCCGTACGCCCAGCCACTAACTTTGCGGATGCAGCAACATCATTCCTTACTGACCTGATTGCTTCCTCTGGTGCTGCCTTTTCTCCCAGCGTTGAGAGTGAAACTACTATAACGCTGGACGATGGTACAACGCAAGCCAATCAAATAGTTTTTTCTGCTGCTTTTGGTATGGCCAAGGCGGTCGTCACTGGTGTCTTAAAAGATGGCAATGCAATCATGGTCTGTGGTGCAAGCGACCCCCAGCATCTTGACCTGTATAAGGCAATAGGGCAATCACTATTTTTTTGGACTGCTGGACCATATATCGGAGACATGGCACCAGATTTCACCTTGAGATGCATTGATGGTAGCCAGGTGACTTTGAGCAATCTCCGGGGGAAGAAGGTAATTATTAACTTCTGGAATCTGAACTGTCATTTCAGCATGGAGGAGATGCCCGATTTTCAGACCGTGCGTGATAATCATCCCGAAAGCAGTGTGGCCATGCTGATTATCAACAGCGCTGCCGCCGGATTCCCCGCCAACAGCGATCTAGCCGTTGGAGCTGCTGTTGCAACTGGAGGCTGGACTTTTACAGTCCCGCTGGACGACTCCGGCGCCGTTGCCCAGGCCTATGACGTGACCAGTGGTATACCGGTGACCTTTTTCATCGACTCCGGCGGAATCATAAGGGCCAAGCAGGATGGTAAATTCAGCGACGCCGCCGCCATTGAGGCCATGCTGAGCTCTTATTAA
- a CDS encoding CARDB domain-containing protein, with product MKIVIITLICLAIGALAAGEALAVASTITPGLVSSSGGTSNSASYSVNGIAGQPATGLSQSQNFGIFAGFITGMEYPSQPPPFPTTTNILTPEISTMISTTPHGSSMPATIAPAPMQLPNLLVQSASLSTSKVLPGTLVTVTANIANKGTVNGSTRIKLYVNGEEDSSQGVTVESGGSRQVYFTVNRSQPGTYDVYVGGVQAGTFMVENEIDPNIILLCSCTLILISLALGIVYVLRRRNYSY from the coding sequence ATGAAAATTGTCATCATAACCCTGATTTGCCTAGCAATTGGCGCACTTGCTGCTGGAGAAGCATTGGCAGTGGCTTCTACCATTACTCCAGGATTAGTTTCAAGTAGTGGCGGCACTAGCAATTCTGCTAGCTACTCTGTTAATGGCATAGCTGGACAACCTGCTACAGGCTTGTCTCAAAGCCAGAATTTCGGCATATTTGCCGGTTTTATCACAGGTATGGAGTATCCAAGTCAACCTCCACCTTTCCCTACAACTACTAATATACTAACACCAGAAATATCAACCATGATTTCGACTACACCACATGGTTCATCAATGCCAGCTACGATAGCACCTGCTCCGATGCAATTGCCAAATCTATTAGTTCAGAGCGCATCGCTATCCACATCAAAAGTATTACCGGGGACACTTGTAACGGTAACCGCTAATATTGCCAACAAGGGAACTGTCAACGGGTCAACCAGGATAAAGCTATATGTCAACGGCGAGGAGGATTCCAGCCAGGGCGTCACAGTGGAAAGCGGCGGCAGCCGGCAGGTTTACTTTACAGTGAATAGAAGCCAGCCGGGAACCTATGACGTGTACGTAGGCGGTGTACAGGCCGGCACCTTTATGGTCGAGAATGAAATAGATCCAAATATCATCCTCTTATGCAGCTGCACATTAATATTGATTTCCCTTGCACTTGGTATAGTTTATGTACTGAGGCGGCGGAATTACAGTTATTGA
- the trpS gene encoding tryptophan--tRNA ligase produces the protein MKKRVFSGARPTGRQHIGNYIGAIQNYVKLQDDYDCIYCIVDLHALTTLESTSELQHNIFEMTLDWLAAGIDPKRSIVFVQSHVPEVTELFTLLGMLTPLGWLLRVPTFKEKARMQPQNVNYGLVGYPVLMAADIMLYKSDAVPVGEDQLPHLEMTREIVRRFNYIFGETFPEPQAKLTNYPMVRGLDGGQKMGKSYNNHIELAATPEETLERVKTAVTDPARQRRNDPGHPEVCNVFSLQKFFNASRVQEIESQCRVAGIGCVDCKKLLAAGINSSLKDFRERRAKLEKNPDHIYEILADGAKRAQAIAGKTIGEVKLKMGLSRHD, from the coding sequence ATGAAGAAACGGGTTTTCTCCGGTGCGCGCCCCACCGGCAGGCAGCACATCGGCAACTATATCGGCGCAATTCAGAACTACGTCAAGCTGCAGGACGATTATGATTGCATCTATTGCATCGTCGACCTGCATGCGCTGACAACGCTTGAGAGCACATCCGAGCTCCAGCACAACATCTTCGAGATGACGCTGGACTGGCTGGCCGCCGGCATCGATCCTAAGAGGTCTATCGTCTTTGTGCAGTCGCACGTTCCCGAGGTGACCGAGCTTTTCACACTGCTGGGCATGCTCACGCCGCTGGGCTGGCTGCTGCGCGTCCCGACCTTCAAGGAGAAGGCCAGGATGCAGCCGCAGAATGTGAACTACGGCCTGGTCGGGTATCCGGTATTGATGGCTGCCGACATCATGTTATATAAATCGGACGCCGTTCCCGTGGGAGAGGACCAGCTGCCGCACCTGGAAATGACAAGGGAGATAGTGCGCCGCTTCAACTACATATTCGGCGAAACCTTCCCCGAGCCGCAGGCCAAGCTGACCAATTATCCCATGGTGCGCGGCCTGGACGGCGGGCAGAAAATGGGCAAGTCATATAACAACCACATCGAGCTGGCGGCGACCCCCGAGGAGACGCTGGAGCGGGTAAAGACGGCCGTGACCGATCCTGCCAGGCAGCGCCGCAACGATCCGGGGCATCCGGAGGTCTGCAACGTTTTCAGCCTGCAAAAGTTCTTCAATGCATCACGTGTACAGGAGATCGAGTCGCAGTGCAGGGTGGCGGGGATAGGCTGTGTCGATTGCAAGAAACTGCTGGCGGCCGGGATAAACAGCAGCCTCAAGGATTTCCGCGAGCGCAGGGCGAAGCTTGAGAAGAACCCGGACCATATTTACGAAATACTGGCCGACGGTGCGAAGCGCGCGCAGGCCATAGCAGGAAAGACCATCGGCGAAGTTAAGCTCAAAATGGGCCTCAGCAGGCATGACTGA
- a CDS encoding inositol monophosphatase family protein — MTEKPSTSLPSSLQGQSAYHVARQAAAEAGKILRQRFGLHNATKVKGKRNLVTEADLLSEQTIIRIINAAFPQHGIMSEEAGSRREGSEYTWIIDPLDGTNNFHFGIPLFCVNIALARRGEVLLGVTFDPMRDETFRAVRGRGAYLNNKRIEVADVADLNDAAVGVDLGYDAERSNDLLETAMKLWPKIHCMRLIGSSSLGMAYVAGGRMSLYFHRSLYPWDSASGLLLVREAGGEVTNYTGRPATIHDREIIAANPRLGRVFRDWLVKK, encoded by the coding sequence ATGACTGAGAAGCCGTCTACATCACTCCCTTCATCCTTACAGGGACAATCCGCCTATCATGTGGCCAGACAGGCAGCCGCCGAAGCAGGCAAGATACTGCGGCAGCGCTTCGGTTTACATAACGCCACAAAGGTCAAAGGCAAGCGCAATCTTGTGACCGAAGCCGACCTGCTGTCTGAACAGACCATTATTCGGATCATCAACGCCGCGTTTCCCCAACACGGGATAATGTCCGAGGAAGCAGGGAGCAGGCGGGAGGGCAGTGAATATACCTGGATCATCGATCCACTGGACGGCACCAACAACTTCCATTTCGGGATTCCCCTGTTCTGTGTAAATATCGCCCTGGCCCGGCGTGGTGAGGTATTGCTGGGCGTTACCTTCGATCCCATGCGCGATGAGACCTTCCGGGCCGTCAGGGGCAGGGGCGCTTACTTGAACAACAAAAGAATCGAGGTGGCGGATGTTGCCGACCTTAATGACGCCGCGGTCGGCGTGGACCTTGGCTACGACGCGGAAAGAAGCAACGATCTATTAGAAACGGCGATGAAGTTGTGGCCGAAGATACACTGTATGAGATTGATCGGCTCCTCCAGCCTGGGGATGGCCTATGTGGCCGGTGGACGGATGAGCCTTTACTTTCACAGGAGCCTGTATCCGTGGGATTCGGCCAGCGGACTATTGCTGGTGCGGGAAGCGGGTGGAGAGGTGACAAATTACACGGGACGCCCTGCCACTATTCATGACAGAGAGATCATAGCGGCCAATCCCCGCCTCGGCCGTGTATTCAGAGACTGGCTGGTTAAAAAGTAG
- a CDS encoding aminotransferase class I/II-fold pyridoxal phosphate-dependent enzyme, with protein MTHHIKKNKCSYISQKAQDISPSGIRKYFDLLSHMDGAISLGVGEPDFVTPWPMREAGITAIEKGFTMYTSNRGIPELRDGIAKYHHKFYNLNYDPKSEILVTTGSSEALDLAFRAIIDPGDEVIMSDPHYVAYPVCVSLAGGVPVPVPTYEKNNFELMPADIKKKLTRKTKAILLSFPSNPTGAVMPRKLLLEIAKIAVEHDLLVVSDEIYARLTYDMEHTCMAGLPGMRDRTILIGGFSKAFAMTGWRVGFSLANDEITEAMLKVHQYTMMCAPIMGQLAALEALKDSNNQEVEDMLAEYDRRRRVIVKGFKDLGLSCFEPKGAFYAFPNITSTGMTSEEFAEDLLTEEKVAVVPGSVFGKCGQGYVRCCYATSMPEIEEALKRIKKFLARRRRK; from the coding sequence ATGACGCATCATATTAAAAAAAACAAATGTAGCTATATATCGCAAAAAGCACAGGACATCTCACCATCGGGCATCAGGAAATATTTCGACCTGCTATCTCACATGGATGGCGCTATCTCTCTCGGTGTAGGAGAACCTGATTTCGTGACACCCTGGCCGATGCGCGAGGCCGGTATCACGGCAATCGAGAAGGGATTCACCATGTACACCTCCAACCGGGGCATACCCGAGTTAAGGGACGGCATAGCAAAATACCACCATAAATTCTATAACCTCAATTACGATCCGAAATCGGAGATTTTAGTGACCACGGGCAGCAGCGAAGCGCTCGACCTGGCTTTCAGGGCTATTATCGATCCGGGTGACGAGGTTATCATGTCCGATCCGCATTACGTGGCTTACCCTGTTTGCGTATCCCTGGCGGGAGGCGTGCCGGTGCCTGTTCCGACCTACGAGAAAAATAATTTTGAGCTAATGCCGGCCGATATCAAAAAGAAGCTGACACGCAAGACCAAGGCCATACTTCTGAGCTTCCCCTCCAATCCCACCGGCGCGGTCATGCCCAGGAAGCTGCTGCTTGAGATAGCGAAAATAGCGGTCGAACACGACCTGCTGGTGGTCTCGGACGAGATATATGCCCGTCTGACCTATGACATGGAGCATACCTGCATGGCCGGCCTGCCGGGCATGAGAGACAGGACCATACTGATCGGCGGCTTCTCCAAAGCCTTCGCCATGACAGGATGGCGCGTCGGATTTTCGCTGGCCAACGACGAGATCACCGAGGCCATGCTCAAGGTGCACCAGTACACCATGATGTGCGCTCCCATCATGGGCCAGCTGGCCGCCCTTGAAGCACTGAAGGACAGCAATAACCAGGAGGTTGAGGACATGCTGGCCGAATATGACAGGCGCCGGCGTGTTATAGTCAAGGGATTTAAAGACCTGGGCCTTTCCTGCTTCGAACCGAAGGGCGCCTTCTACGCCTTCCCCAATATTACATCCACCGGCATGACATCAGAGGAATTTGCCGAGGATTTGCTGACGGAGGAGAAGGTGGCCGTGGTGCCCGGCTCGGTTTTCGGGAAATGTGGACAGGGCTACGTTCGCTGCTGTTACGCTACCTCAATGCCCGAGATCGAAGAGGCCCTCAAAAGGATCAAGAAGTTCCTGGCACGGCGCCGCAGAAAATAA
- a CDS encoding Lrp/AsnC family transcriptional regulator yields MENEKKIFEALEKDAKLTHDQIAEMTGVPVHDVQKIIKKAEKDGTIVKYKTVINWSKLGEEQVWALVEVKVVPQKDTGFGAIAERIYRFPQAKSVFLASGTYDLAILIAGKTMQEIAIFVSEKLAPMDTVQGTITHFILKKYKEDGVIFEDDGEPRRLGVVA; encoded by the coding sequence ATGGAGAACGAGAAGAAAATCTTCGAGGCACTGGAAAAGGATGCCAAGCTGACCCACGACCAGATCGCCGAAATGACCGGCGTGCCCGTCCATGATGTACAGAAGATAATCAAGAAGGCGGAGAAGGACGGCACCATCGTTAAATACAAGACGGTTATCAACTGGTCCAAGCTGGGTGAGGAACAGGTATGGGCGCTGGTTGAGGTAAAGGTAGTCCCGCAGAAGGATACCGGATTCGGCGCCATCGCAGAGCGTATCTATCGCTTCCCCCAGGCCAAATCGGTCTTCCTGGCATCCGGCACCTACGACCTGGCCATACTCATAGCCGGCAAGACCATGCAGGAGATCGCTATTTTCGTCTCCGAAAAACTGGCGCCTATGGATACCGTCCAGGGCACGATAACCCATTTCATACTCAAGAAATACAAAGAGGACGGTGTCATATTCGAGGATGACGGTGAGCCCCGGCGGCTGGGCGTCGTAGCCTGA